In Halomicrobium zhouii, the sequence GCTGGAACCGAGAGGGGCCAGAGACGTGACCGACGAACCCGGCCCGGTCGAACCCCTCCCGGTCGAACACCTCTCGCCAGTCGCCACGCTCGTCGACGAGGTGCTCGCGAGCGTCGGCTACGAGATGGCGGCTGCCACGGACGCCATCGACGACGCCGTCCCAGGCTACGGCGGCCTGTTCGACCCCACGACGGACCGGGACGAGTTGCGTCGCGCGCTCGAAGGCCTGCTGGCGTCAGGCCTCACCCGGCCGCCCGTTCAGGAGGTGACGGGCGACGGCTTCGTCCTCTACGTCGATGGGAGTTCGCGCGGCAACCCCGGTCCCGCGGGTGCGGGCGCCGTCGTCATGGACGCCGACGAAGTCCCGCTCGCCCGCCTCGGCCGGCCCGTGGGCTCCCGGACGGGGAACAACACCGCCGAGTACGTCGCCCTCCAGCTCGGCCTCGCCGAACTACTGGCCCGCTACGAACCACGGACGCTGGAGGTCCGCATCGACTCGATGACGGTCGTTCGGGACGTCTGGGGCGGCGACGACCCGACGGAACCGGGCGTCGAGGCCTACAGCGACGCCGTCGCGACGGCGCTGTCGAACGTTCCGGACCACCGGTACACACACCTGGCCGACAGCGACCCGAACCCCGCCGACGCGCTGGCGACGGTGGGCGCCGATATCGCGGCGATGGGTCCCGGATAGGAGACCACTCACGAAACGAGTGGCACCAGATCGGGACGAGACCCACAACGATTAGCCGTGAACTGCACATGGACGAGATACGCACCTAATATTTGAGGGTGTACTGACTTCATCCCACAGACATCATTATCAATTATGAATGTGGTATCGGAGGTAATCGAAGCCGTCGCAGATTCGAAGGGGGTGGATCCGATGGAACTGCCACCACTGAACGAGTCGATAGATCCGGACGCCCTCGAGACCCTCTGGGACCGGGACGCGGCGAACGGTGTCGTGATATTCGAGTACGCGGACACGAGAATTCGGGTCTTCTCCGAAGGTGCAATTATGATTAGTGATTCGGTGGGAGAGGTATTCACCGACAATCGGTAATCGTTCGAGACTCCACCGGCCTCGGCATCGCTCGTTACTATCCCCCATGCGGTCGGTATTTCCTCGCCTGAAGTCGGAGGAGACCAACGTCAGCTCGTACGGTCTGCGCCCGCGACGGGTGGACTTCTCGAGTGCTTCAGTAGTAGCATTAATGACAG encodes:
- a CDS encoding ribonuclease HI family protein, with the translated sequence MTDEPGPVEPLPVEHLSPVATLVDEVLASVGYEMAAATDAIDDAVPGYGGLFDPTTDRDELRRALEGLLASGLTRPPVQEVTGDGFVLYVDGSSRGNPGPAGAGAVVMDADEVPLARLGRPVGSRTGNNTAEYVALQLGLAELLARYEPRTLEVRIDSMTVVRDVWGGDDPTEPGVEAYSDAVATALSNVPDHRYTHLADSDPNPADALATVGADIAAMGPG
- a CDS encoding HalOD1 output domain-containing protein, which produces MNVVSEVIEAVADSKGVDPMELPPLNESIDPDALETLWDRDAANGVVIFEYADTRIRVFSEGAIMISDSVGEVFTDNR